One genomic window of Medicago truncatula cultivar Jemalong A17 chromosome 1, MtrunA17r5.0-ANR, whole genome shotgun sequence includes the following:
- the LOC25484967 gene encoding gibberellin-regulated protein 2, with translation MVFTKNTLILVLLCFILIQELEIYSGNQHIVAAQIDCNGKCGYRCSKASRQKICMRACTSCCRKCNCVPPGTSGNSDMCPCYASLKTHGGKLKCP, from the exons ATGGTCTTCACCAAAAATACACTAATCTTGGTACTTCTCTGCTTCATCTTGATACAAGAG TTGGAGATCTATAGTGGAAATCAACACATTGTTGCTGCACAAATAG ATTGCAATGGTAAGTGTGGTTATAGGTGCAGCAAAGCGTCAAGACAAAAGATATGCATGAGGGCATGCACAAGTTGTTGTAGAAAATGCAACTGCGTCCCACCAGGCACATCTGGGAACAGTGATATGTGTCCTTGCTATGCATCCCTCAAAACACATGGAGGAAAACTCAAATGcccataa